One genomic region from Rhizomicrobium palustre encodes:
- a CDS encoding TetR/AcrR family transcriptional regulator translates to MEIENSTSASPRKWHRRKQARPDEISKAALIAFAQKGYAAATMADIAKLAGITKGTIYLYFKNKEDLFNALVREHIVDRLAAHFSGMENSEDVISAINHCFDVVSDMALTEEVLVLGRVITAEARNFPAIAQFWGAEVIDSLLDLVTALLRRGGAQGTLGAVNPEAAARLCLALVLQELIWHPSFNVGDREHSDPRSMMELQRAIIIQGIRAAQVFV, encoded by the coding sequence ATGGAAATTGAAAACAGCACTTCCGCATCGCCGCGGAAATGGCATCGCCGCAAGCAAGCGCGCCCGGATGAAATTTCCAAGGCCGCGTTGATCGCCTTCGCGCAAAAAGGGTATGCCGCGGCGACCATGGCCGATATCGCCAAGCTTGCCGGCATCACCAAAGGAACGATCTATCTATATTTCAAGAACAAAGAAGATCTCTTCAATGCATTAGTGCGCGAACATATAGTCGATAGGCTCGCTGCACATTTTTCGGGGATGGAAAATAGCGAGGACGTCATCTCTGCCATCAACCATTGTTTTGACGTGGTGAGCGATATGGCTCTGACAGAGGAAGTGCTTGTGCTAGGGCGCGTCATCACCGCAGAGGCCCGCAATTTTCCAGCTATAGCCCAGTTCTGGGGTGCTGAAGTCATCGATAGTCTTTTGGATCTCGTCACGGCTTTGCTGCGACGCGGTGGCGCGCAGGGCACCCTTGGTGCGGTTAATCCGGAAGCGGCCGCCCGGCTTTGCCTGGCACTTGTTCTGCAAGAGCTTATATGGCACCCGTCCTTTAATGTCGGGGATCGCGAACACTCTGATCCCAGAAGCATGATGGAGTTGCAGCGCGCCATCATCATCCAAGGAATAAGAGCGGCCCAGGTCTTCGTATAG
- a CDS encoding efflux RND transporter periplasmic adaptor subunit, whose product MKQLLCLISRYVLTLCVVAVSAFVAMQAWRHYERTPWTRDGRVGVDVIRIAPEVSGTVRSVPVGDNQHVKRGDILYEIDPERLRLAVALAKADVEAKRHDMSVLEATARRRLQLKDVVSQETVDQTRGAAAVAVAAYQAALATLDLAKLNLARSIIRSPIDGYVTNLRLRPGDYATAGVTNIAVLDASSFWITGYFEETKLRQIRAGNSVKIRLMGFDQPALGHVESIGRGIENSNDAPGPLGLPNVEATFSWVRLAQRIPVRIHIDRVPSGIELAAGMTATVEIIPTNLETTKAMRS is encoded by the coding sequence GTGAAACAACTCCTCTGCCTCATCAGCCGCTATGTCTTGACCCTTTGCGTGGTGGCTGTATCCGCTTTTGTCGCCATGCAGGCGTGGCGCCACTATGAGCGAACGCCTTGGACGCGCGACGGGCGCGTTGGCGTCGATGTGATACGGATCGCACCGGAAGTCTCTGGCACCGTTCGCTCTGTTCCAGTCGGCGATAATCAGCACGTCAAGCGGGGCGATATTCTCTACGAGATCGATCCGGAGCGGCTTCGGCTGGCGGTAGCTTTGGCAAAGGCTGATGTCGAGGCCAAACGCCACGATATGAGCGTACTTGAAGCCACGGCGCGGCGGCGCCTCCAACTCAAAGACGTCGTTTCACAGGAAACCGTTGATCAAACACGCGGGGCGGCCGCCGTAGCCGTTGCGGCCTATCAGGCGGCCTTGGCGACGTTGGATCTGGCCAAACTCAATCTCGCCCGTTCGATCATTCGTTCGCCGATCGATGGATATGTCACTAATCTGAGGCTTCGCCCTGGCGACTATGCAACGGCGGGCGTGACAAATATCGCCGTTCTCGACGCGTCGAGTTTCTGGATCACCGGCTATTTCGAGGAGACGAAGTTGCGGCAAATCCGGGCTGGAAACTCCGTCAAGATCAGGCTGATGGGCTTCGATCAACCAGCGCTTGGTCATGTCGAAAGCATTGGACGCGGCATCGAGAACAGCAACGACGCGCCGGGGCCTTTGGGGCTGCCGAATGTCGAAGCAACCTTTTCCTGGGTCCGCCTTGCCCAGCGCATACCGGTACGCATTCATATCGATCGGGTGCCGTCTGGCATCGAATTGGCGGCAGGGATGACGGCAACCGTCGAAATCATCCCCACAAATCTCGAAACGACCAAGGCGATGCGGTCGTGA
- a CDS encoding DUF1656 domain-containing protein → MIVDLSISGVFIPGLVIFALIALFAAMVILRVLAITGISRLFACRPLAEIATFLIIYGLLVQCLPLIGLLS, encoded by the coding sequence ATGATCGTTGATCTTAGTATATCGGGCGTCTTCATCCCCGGTCTGGTGATTTTCGCGTTGATCGCGCTGTTCGCCGCAATGGTCATACTGCGCGTTCTCGCCATTACCGGTATTTCGCGCTTATTCGCGTGCCGGCCGCTGGCCGAAATCGCCACCTTCCTCATCATCTATGGCCTGCTTGTGCAGTGTTTGCCGCTGATTGGATTATTGTCGTGA
- a CDS encoding FUSC family protein, whose translation MNTTPPVSFGLTTPFAAALRVRTPAMKVDRDAILFSAKSFAAAMLAYYISLRIGLPKPFWAIVTVYIVSQTSAGASLSRGVYRFMGTFVGAIATVAIVPSFVNDPLLCSVVLASWIGLCLFFSLLDRTPRAYAFVLAGYTTSLIGFPSVADPGAVFDTASLRVQEISIGILCTVLVHRYVFPKPMTGQFTGKLLAILQDARRLARDALAGTPEENRYDRHQLSADLLALRGLATHLPYDPAAVTPPREALNLMHDRLARLLPLTAEIQDRINFLRIGEGDATNELTALVGEVQAWIAAGAAEDEAAAQLIAWARSLQKYLGSNPATSDERVEANLAGHLAEMIGLLADCARLGQCANSGRRPQTAISLHGSARAKGYVYHRDPWMAARAAMGAIIGILCGCAFWIWSAWPEGGMAVSILGVCCTLFGNFDAPAPFVVKYIVGTVFGVLTSLVYSFAILPQVTNFAGLVAVLAPAFLFAGSLQARPPTTFMAMGITLTIPILCGLGTHYTGDFAVSLNTVVALFVSVGFGAASMSLFQTFPSDIAINRLLRFSRRDVCRRALGDAPNEAHWMGLMIDRTALLLPKLKASGKASPDLLDDMLRYLRIGYAAGELRKRAPYAGREAGAALVELLFDVATGFGGRSAPTQAAIVDLEQRIDSLITLMAENSQKNGSRIVDLLIDLRFAFGSRGTPRGAS comes from the coding sequence ATGAACACGACGCCGCCCGTCTCTTTCGGCCTGACCACACCCTTCGCCGCAGCGCTGCGGGTTCGCACGCCCGCGATGAAGGTGGATCGGGATGCGATCCTTTTTTCGGCGAAGAGTTTCGCGGCCGCGATGCTGGCTTATTACATCTCGTTGCGCATAGGGCTGCCCAAACCGTTTTGGGCCATTGTTACGGTCTACATCGTTTCGCAAACCTCCGCCGGCGCGTCCCTCAGCCGTGGTGTGTATCGCTTTATGGGGACGTTCGTCGGCGCAATAGCGACCGTAGCGATCGTTCCGAGTTTCGTGAATGACCCGCTTCTGTGCAGCGTCGTACTCGCGAGCTGGATTGGCTTGTGCTTGTTCTTCTCGCTGCTTGATCGCACGCCACGCGCATATGCCTTCGTCCTTGCTGGCTACACGACAAGCCTGATCGGATTTCCGAGTGTGGCTGATCCTGGCGCCGTTTTCGATACGGCATCCCTGCGCGTTCAGGAAATATCCATCGGAATTCTCTGCACCGTTCTTGTCCATCGTTACGTATTTCCGAAGCCGATGACGGGACAGTTTACCGGCAAGCTCTTGGCGATATTGCAGGACGCTCGCCGGCTTGCGCGCGATGCGCTGGCGGGCACACCGGAGGAAAACCGTTATGATCGCCACCAGCTCTCAGCGGATCTCCTGGCACTGCGCGGGCTTGCTACACATCTGCCTTACGACCCCGCAGCGGTGACGCCACCGCGCGAAGCCTTGAACCTGATGCATGATCGTTTGGCGCGGCTCCTTCCCCTCACGGCCGAAATCCAAGACCGGATAAATTTTCTGCGAATAGGCGAGGGCGATGCGACCAACGAATTAACCGCATTGGTTGGAGAGGTACAGGCCTGGATCGCAGCCGGTGCGGCGGAAGACGAGGCGGCGGCACAGTTGATCGCTTGGGCGCGATCACTCCAAAAATATCTGGGCTCAAACCCGGCAACATCAGACGAAAGAGTTGAGGCAAATCTCGCCGGTCATCTGGCTGAAATGATTGGCCTGCTGGCGGACTGTGCCCGGCTCGGGCAATGTGCCAACTCCGGGCGGCGTCCACAAACCGCGATATCGCTTCACGGATCGGCTCGGGCAAAGGGCTATGTCTATCACCGCGATCCCTGGATGGCGGCCCGCGCTGCAATGGGCGCTATCATCGGCATCCTCTGCGGCTGCGCCTTCTGGATTTGGTCGGCCTGGCCGGAAGGGGGGATGGCGGTCTCCATTCTCGGCGTCTGCTGCACCTTATTCGGAAACTTCGACGCGCCCGCACCGTTTGTCGTCAAATATATCGTCGGCACGGTCTTCGGTGTTCTGACCAGTCTCGTCTACAGCTTCGCCATCCTGCCTCAAGTCACCAACTTCGCGGGTCTTGTTGCGGTTCTTGCCCCGGCATTCCTGTTTGCTGGTTCACTTCAGGCCAGACCGCCGACAACCTTCATGGCGATGGGCATCACCCTCACCATTCCTATCCTCTGCGGGCTGGGCACCCATTACACGGGGGACTTTGCGGTCTCCCTCAACACCGTGGTTGCGCTCTTTGTATCGGTCGGGTTTGGGGCGGCCAGCATGTCTTTATTCCAGACGTTTCCCAGCGATATTGCGATCAATCGGCTGCTGCGCTTTAGCCGGCGTGATGTCTGTCGCCGCGCACTGGGGGACGCGCCAAACGAAGCGCACTGGATGGGCCTCATGATAGACCGCACGGCGCTGCTCCTGCCAAAGCTAAAAGCGTCCGGGAAAGCCAGCCCAGATCTTCTGGACGATATGCTGCGCTATCTTCGCATCGGTTATGCCGCCGGCGAGCTTCGCAAGAGGGCACCGTATGCGGGGCGCGAAGCCGGTGCTGCGCTTGTCGAGCTTCTTTTTGACGTCGCCACAGGTTTTGGCGGCAGGAGTGCGCCAACACAAGCTGCTATTGTCGATCTCGAACAGCGCATCGACTCCTTGATCACACTGATGGCGGAAAATTCTCAAAAAAATGGGTCACGAATAGTCGATCTGCTCATCGATCTTCGCTTCGCCTTCGGCTCCCGTGGAACCCCGAGGGGAGCGTCCTGA
- a CDS encoding helix-turn-helix transcriptional regulator → MPMLRSAVSVFDPDLTDLPAVAHKLDFSEHQAEVPSHVHRKGQLILALHGAVTCTANNEIWIVPPNCGVWIPGGVPHSARATANARLTYLFVEPEAAKLPETSCTLSISAMIREMIERLARERADYRAEGHVARIARVLLDELAQMPREQFNLPISSNPKIRAIADALTADPSDRSTLNDWAKRVAMSERSLARLLIRETGLTFGRWRQQLHLVVALRDLASGDAVQNVAAGLGYESVNAFITMFKKALGSTPAQYFAKRDVRSL, encoded by the coding sequence ATTCCCATGTTGCGCTCTGCCGTTTCCGTTTTTGACCCCGACCTGACGGATTTGCCTGCGGTTGCTCATAAGCTCGATTTCTCGGAGCATCAGGCGGAAGTACCTTCCCATGTGCACCGCAAGGGGCAGCTGATCTTGGCGCTGCACGGCGCCGTCACCTGCACGGCGAATAACGAAATCTGGATCGTCCCACCCAATTGCGGAGTATGGATTCCGGGTGGTGTGCCGCATAGCGCCCGCGCCACCGCAAATGCGCGGCTCACCTATCTCTTTGTGGAGCCCGAAGCGGCGAAACTGCCTGAAACCAGTTGTACGCTTTCGATTTCAGCCATGATCCGGGAGATGATTGAGCGATTAGCGCGTGAGCGTGCGGATTATAGGGCGGAGGGCCATGTCGCCCGGATTGCGCGCGTGTTACTGGATGAACTTGCGCAAATGCCGCGCGAGCAATTCAATCTACCGATTTCCTCTAATCCCAAAATCCGCGCGATTGCGGATGCCCTGACCGCCGATCCATCGGACCGCAGCACGTTGAACGATTGGGCGAAGCGGGTCGCGATGAGTGAAAGATCATTGGCGCGTCTCTTGATCCGCGAGACCGGGCTGACCTTCGGACGCTGGCGACAGCAGCTCCATCTCGTAGTCGCCCTTCGCGATCTGGCGAGTGGCGATGCGGTGCAGAATGTTGCAGCCGGGCTCGGCTATGAATCGGTCAACGCCTTTATCACGATGTTCAAAAAAGCGCTGGGGAGCACGCCCGCTCAGTACTTCGCAAAGCGCGATGTGCGATCTCTCTGA
- a CDS encoding TetR/AcrR family transcriptional regulator has product MTTAGKTWRRRKRERPDEIRAAALIEFSEKSFGEVRMELIAKRAGVTKGTIYLYYASKAELFDTLRGSETCESRVGIAD; this is encoded by the coding sequence ATGACGACGGCTGGAAAGACATGGCGGCGCCGAAAACGGGAACGCCCTGACGAAATCCGCGCCGCGGCGCTGATTGAATTCTCCGAAAAGAGCTTCGGTGAGGTGAGAATGGAGCTCATCGCAAAGCGAGCTGGCGTTACCAAGGGAACGATCTATCTCTACTATGCCAGCAAGGCGGAGTTGTTTGACACGTTGCGCGGCAGCGAGACCTGCGAGAGCAGGGTTGGTATTGCTGATTAA
- a CDS encoding ABC transporter permease codes for MFRNYLTVALRNIIRHKLYSFINIAGLAVGLACVIFVILFVRDELSYDKWISDTENLYRLELTILVPDRAPMAMAMVPYMVPETMRDEIPGISGQTRLHMEGMTLSAGDRQFSEYVDVVDPGFFTLIRLPFVMGDPATVFRNPQSLVLTQSAARKYFGDANPMGRVLQTVRSNCAQTDTVCQHTMISLTVTGVIRDLPHNTQLSGDIFLPNTSIVDTMGQEIKHMWLANNGWGFIRLAPGVTPDSVMARINPILDRYVTPELKKFGVSGISGSAVYKMHMTRFDRVHLDGAKYSFNQTPPGSWTTVYGVAAIGLLILLVACFNFMNLSTARAALRAREIALRKTMGAALRQVMAQFLGEAVLMALLALVLAFAMVEILLPAFGGFLQRPIGFDYAHDWPLFLSLIGLAVVAGLISGFYPALVLSGFRPATTLRTNSAGQVGSGLLRNVLVVLQFAVSIGLGISAAVVFGQINYARNIDLGFRHDNVVTMGTGRMTNEQREAFVRALRSYPGIVSVGESDRVPFQLGQNLTLFQVPGQSTSATLNGIRIDPDFPRVYGIKVVAGRAFSESRADDRLHSLGGETDPQNAGKNILLNVAGARRLGFSPQEAIGKTVLYNKSPVRIVGVLADAKVQGARQPVQPSAYMYIPTDWMQLHARLRPDMVPQTLAFIDKTWRFFSPSVSIDRDFLDASYAKFYAADERQGIMFAAFVGLAILIACLGLFGLAAFTAGRRTKEIGIRKVFGAQTRNVILLLLWQFSIPVLIANAIAWPLAWYYLQGWLESYAYRISLNPFYFIGAGLVALVIAWVTIAGHAIAVARANPIKALRYE; via the coding sequence ATGTTTCGCAATTATCTGACTGTCGCCCTGCGCAATATCATCCGCCACAAGCTGTACAGCTTCATCAATATCGCGGGGCTCGCTGTAGGTTTAGCTTGCGTCATCTTCGTGATCCTGTTCGTGCGCGACGAGCTGTCTTACGACAAATGGATTTCAGACACCGAGAATCTCTACCGCCTCGAACTCACGATCCTCGTTCCTGATCGTGCGCCGATGGCCATGGCAATGGTGCCCTACATGGTGCCGGAAACCATGCGTGATGAAATCCCCGGAATCTCTGGGCAAACCCGTCTCCATATGGAGGGTATGACTTTATCGGCGGGAGATCGGCAGTTCTCCGAGTACGTTGACGTGGTTGATCCCGGTTTCTTCACGCTGATCCGTTTGCCGTTCGTCATGGGCGATCCCGCGACGGTCTTCCGCAATCCGCAATCTCTGGTACTGACGCAATCGGCGGCGCGCAAGTATTTCGGCGATGCCAATCCGATGGGTCGCGTGCTTCAAACCGTCAGATCAAATTGCGCCCAGACCGATACGGTATGTCAGCACACAATGATTTCTCTCACTGTTACCGGCGTCATTCGCGATCTGCCGCACAACACCCAGCTTTCCGGCGACATATTCTTGCCCAACACATCGATCGTGGACACGATGGGGCAAGAGATCAAGCACATGTGGCTGGCGAATAATGGCTGGGGGTTCATACGTTTGGCTCCCGGTGTTACACCCGACAGCGTGATGGCCCGCATCAACCCGATCCTTGATCGCTATGTAACGCCAGAGCTGAAGAAATTCGGGGTCTCTGGAATCTCGGGTAGCGCGGTCTACAAGATGCATATGACGCGCTTTGATCGCGTTCATCTTGATGGGGCAAAATACTCGTTCAATCAGACACCTCCAGGAAGCTGGACGACCGTGTATGGCGTTGCTGCCATCGGGCTCCTCATCCTTCTGGTGGCTTGCTTCAACTTCATGAACCTTTCCACGGCGCGTGCGGCGCTCAGGGCGCGCGAGATCGCCTTGCGCAAAACTATGGGTGCCGCCCTTCGGCAGGTGATGGCGCAGTTCCTGGGAGAGGCCGTTCTGATGGCACTTCTGGCGCTGGTACTGGCCTTTGCAATGGTGGAAATTCTTTTGCCGGCGTTCGGTGGCTTCCTGCAGCGGCCTATCGGCTTCGATTATGCGCACGATTGGCCGCTGTTCCTCTCGCTGATCGGGTTGGCGGTTGTGGCGGGATTGATCAGTGGCTTCTATCCGGCGCTGGTTCTTTCCGGCTTCCGTCCCGCTACCACGCTCAGAACCAACAGCGCTGGACAGGTTGGTTCGGGCTTGCTGCGGAATGTCTTGGTGGTGCTTCAGTTCGCGGTCTCTATCGGATTGGGGATTTCGGCCGCGGTGGTGTTCGGCCAGATCAACTATGCCCGCAATATCGATCTTGGCTTTCGTCACGATAATGTGGTGACGATGGGTACGGGCCGGATGACCAATGAGCAACGCGAGGCCTTCGTCCGGGCGTTGAGGAGTTATCCTGGCATCGTCAGCGTGGGCGAGTCCGATCGCGTTCCTTTCCAGCTTGGCCAAAACCTCACGCTGTTTCAGGTGCCGGGGCAATCAACTTCCGCAACCCTCAACGGCATCCGGATCGATCCCGATTTCCCGAGAGTCTATGGCATAAAGGTTGTGGCAGGGCGGGCCTTCTCAGAATCGCGCGCCGATGACCGCCTCCATAGTCTTGGCGGCGAGACCGATCCGCAGAACGCGGGAAAGAATATTCTTCTCAACGTAGCGGGGGCGCGCCGCCTCGGATTCTCGCCTCAAGAAGCAATCGGAAAGACGGTGCTCTACAACAAATCTCCCGTGCGTATCGTCGGTGTCCTGGCGGATGCCAAGGTTCAAGGTGCACGTCAGCCGGTTCAGCCTAGCGCTTATATGTATATCCCGACCGACTGGATGCAGTTGCATGCGCGGCTGCGGCCAGACATGGTTCCTCAAACACTGGCTTTCATAGACAAGACATGGCGTTTCTTTTCCCCGTCGGTCTCGATCGATAGAGACTTCCTGGATGCAAGCTATGCTAAATTCTATGCCGCGGATGAACGTCAAGGCATCATGTTCGCCGCTTTTGTCGGGCTTGCAATCTTGATCGCCTGCCTGGGGTTGTTCGGGCTTGCCGCTTTCACCGCCGGACGGCGTACCAAGGAAATCGGTATCCGCAAGGTGTTCGGGGCGCAGACGCGCAATGTCATCTTATTGCTGCTGTGGCAGTTCTCTATCCCGGTCTTGATCGCCAATGCCATCGCCTGGCCGCTGGCTTGGTACTATCTGCAAGGTTGGCTCGAAAGCTACGCCTATCGCATTTCGCTGAACCCGTTCTACTTCATCGGTGCTGGGCTGGTGGCGCTAGTGATCGCCTGGGTAACGATTGCGGGGCACGCGATTGCCGTGGCACGCGCCAATCCCATCAAGGCGCTGCGTTACGAATAG
- a CDS encoding ABC transporter ATP-binding protein has translation MITLKKLTKVYRTTEVETTALRDMDLEVRNGEFIAVMGPSGCGKSTFLNLVGMLDRPSSGEYWFDGQNISHYSEAKLTKLRKSAIGFVFQSFNLIDELNVLENVELALLYHTDISAGERRKRAKEALERMKIGHRAKHRPAQLSGGQQQRVAIARAVVAHPKLILADEPTGNLDSANGEEVMQLLTQLNDEGTTIVMVTHSHSHAEYAHRIVNLLDGAVVTESIRQVL, from the coding sequence ATGATAACGCTCAAGAAACTGACCAAGGTCTATCGCACGACGGAGGTCGAAACGACGGCCTTGCGCGACATGGATCTCGAGGTGCGCAATGGCGAGTTCATCGCCGTCATGGGGCCGTCAGGTTGCGGAAAATCCACTTTCCTCAACCTTGTTGGGATGCTCGATCGCCCGTCCTCCGGCGAATACTGGTTCGACGGCCAGAACATCTCTCATTATTCCGAAGCCAAACTCACCAAGCTGCGCAAAAGCGCGATCGGCTTCGTGTTCCAGAGCTTCAATCTGATCGACGAACTCAATGTTCTGGAGAATGTTGAGCTCGCATTGCTCTATCACACCGACATTTCGGCGGGCGAGCGCCGCAAGCGCGCCAAAGAGGCTTTGGAGCGGATGAAGATCGGCCACCGTGCCAAGCATCGCCCGGCCCAGCTCTCCGGCGGTCAGCAGCAGCGTGTCGCCATCGCGCGCGCGGTGGTAGCCCATCCCAAGCTGATCCTGGCCGACGAACCGACCGGCAATCTCGATTCCGCCAATGGCGAAGAGGTGATGCAGTTGCTCACCCAGCTCAACGACGAGGGCACCACCATCGTGATGGTCACCCATTCGCACAGCCACGCCGAATACGCCCATCGCATCGTCAATCTTCTAGACGGCGCCGTGGTCACCGAAAGCATCCGTCAGGTCCTGTAG
- a CDS encoding efflux RND transporter periplasmic adaptor subunit, translated as MDQIIARKSRWPLYGSLAGIAVLAGALAIWLMSGTGGNTLRVSTNQLTIGTVTEGPFEDYIAVRGRIAPFMVAHLTTDQGGTVKQVLVEDGAIVKKGQALLVLSNPALQLQVASQQLQFEQTRYKYQQDLLDIEHKLSQLRNNLTRDKMLLDANAIAPSTYKQEQDDYNYYLKLRATTVASRDVQQRVLAAPLIGQSSDGKGNIDISNAAVEALTIRAPMDGQLTDLDAEVGQSKVVGAVLGQVNSADHFKLVADVDQFYLNRVSNGQETLFSVSGRDYRAKVAKVYPQVTNGTFKVDFYFDGAAPQDTHVGQEMDMKVELGGASRALMLPSGPFYQDTGGSWVFVVASDGKSAVRRSVRLGRRNPDHVEVLDGLKPGEKVIVSGYEAYLKMDRLDLTNSKSDNL; from the coding sequence ATGGACCAGATCATTGCCCGAAAATCGCGTTGGCCTCTTTACGGCTCGCTGGCCGGCATTGCTGTGCTCGCTGGTGCGCTCGCCATTTGGCTGATGAGCGGCACTGGCGGCAACACGTTGCGGGTCTCGACCAATCAGCTCACCATTGGCACAGTCACGGAAGGCCCGTTTGAAGATTACATCGCCGTGCGTGGCAGGATCGCGCCCTTTATGGTCGCTCACCTCACCACCGACCAGGGCGGGACCGTCAAGCAGGTGTTGGTCGAGGATGGAGCGATTGTCAAAAAAGGTCAGGCGCTGCTGGTCCTCTCCAATCCTGCCTTGCAGCTTCAAGTCGCCTCGCAGCAGCTCCAGTTCGAGCAGACCCGATACAAGTATCAGCAGGACCTGCTCGACATTGAGCACAAACTCAGCCAGCTCAGGAATAATCTGACACGTGATAAGATGTTGCTCGATGCCAACGCCATAGCGCCCAGCACGTACAAGCAGGAACAGGACGATTACAATTACTACCTCAAGCTTCGTGCCACGACCGTAGCCTCGCGCGACGTCCAGCAGCGCGTCCTTGCCGCGCCTTTGATCGGCCAGTCCTCGGACGGCAAAGGTAATATCGATATTTCCAACGCTGCCGTGGAAGCACTCACCATTCGCGCTCCAATGGATGGTCAGCTCACGGATCTCGACGCTGAAGTGGGGCAGTCGAAAGTGGTGGGCGCCGTGCTGGGGCAAGTCAATTCGGCTGATCATTTCAAGCTGGTGGCCGACGTCGACCAATTTTACCTGAACCGGGTTTCCAACGGTCAGGAGACGCTGTTCTCCGTGAGCGGCCGCGATTACCGGGCCAAGGTGGCGAAGGTCTATCCGCAGGTCACCAACGGCACCTTCAAAGTCGACTTCTATTTCGATGGTGCCGCTCCGCAAGATACCCATGTTGGCCAGGAAATGGACATGAAGGTCGAGCTTGGCGGCGCCTCCCGCGCGCTTATGTTGCCGAGCGGCCCCTTCTATCAGGACACCGGCGGCAGTTGGGTTTTCGTAGTCGCCTCTGATGGCAAATCCGCAGTACGCCGCAGTGTCCGGCTGGGCCGGCGCAATCCCGATCATGTCGAAGTGCTGGATGGTCTCAAACCCGGCGAGAAGGTGATCGTCTCTGGCTATGAAGCCTATCTCAAGATGGATCGTCTGGACCTCACCAATTCCAAAAGCGACAACCTTTAG
- a CDS encoding sigma-54-dependent transcriptional regulator translates to MPEGRILIVDDDEDVLQAARLLLKRHFGVIQTVSDPAQVATLIRKNSFDVLVLDMNFTLGADTGAEGLATLSQVLELDPQAVVVLLTAYSDVELAVKAMKKGAADFVTKPWDNDRMVATLTAALNLRRSRLETAELRERNRGLAAATHTSSDMIGTSPAMLKVFDAIRRAAPTDANILILGENGTGKELVAREIHRQSQRPGEVFLRVDMGAISPQLFESELFGHCRGAFTDAKQNRTGYFRAATAGTLFLDEIGNVPLYLQSKLLTALERREVVPVGTEKPEPMDVRLICATNLSPAQLNDESRFRQDLLYRINTVEIRLPPLRDRKDDIPPLLEHYTTAYCRKYNFPTKRLAPALIARLMEWTWPGNVRELRHAVERAVVLSEGEVLTTSDFPLEKAEPRKEAMRDASRLDDIEKAAIERALERHKNNVSKAAEALGLTRTSLYRRMEKYGL, encoded by the coding sequence ATGCCCGAAGGCCGAATCCTGATCGTCGATGACGACGAAGATGTCCTGCAAGCCGCCCGTCTGCTGTTGAAACGGCACTTCGGCGTGATCCAAACCGTGAGCGATCCTGCACAAGTCGCGACGCTGATCCGCAAGAACAGCTTCGACGTGCTGGTGCTGGACATGAACTTCACACTGGGTGCCGATACCGGCGCTGAAGGATTGGCGACGCTTTCTCAGGTGCTCGAACTCGATCCCCAGGCCGTGGTGGTTTTGCTCACGGCCTACAGCGATGTCGAGTTGGCGGTGAAAGCCATGAAAAAAGGCGCCGCCGATTTCGTCACCAAGCCTTGGGATAACGACCGCATGGTGGCCACCTTGACTGCCGCGTTAAATCTGCGGCGATCGCGCCTTGAAACAGCCGAACTGCGCGAGCGCAATCGCGGCTTGGCGGCTGCCACCCATACCAGTAGCGACATGATCGGCACCTCGCCCGCCATGTTGAAGGTGTTCGATGCTATCCGTCGCGCGGCGCCAACGGACGCCAACATCCTCATCTTAGGTGAAAACGGTACCGGCAAGGAATTGGTGGCTCGCGAGATCCATCGCCAATCGCAGCGGCCAGGAGAGGTTTTCCTGCGTGTCGACATGGGCGCGATCTCACCACAGCTGTTCGAGAGTGAGTTGTTCGGCCATTGCCGCGGTGCCTTCACAGATGCCAAGCAGAACCGCACCGGGTATTTCCGCGCCGCCACGGCCGGCACGCTATTTCTCGATGAGATCGGCAATGTCCCGCTTTATCTGCAGAGCAAACTTCTAACGGCGCTGGAGCGGCGTGAAGTCGTACCGGTGGGAACCGAAAAGCCCGAGCCGATGGATGTCCGCCTGATCTGTGCTACCAACCTGTCGCCCGCCCAGCTCAACGACGAAAGCCGCTTCCGCCAGGATCTGCTCTACCGCATCAATACGGTGGAAATCCGCTTGCCACCGCTGCGCGACCGCAAAGACGACATTCCACCCCTGCTGGAGCACTACACCACGGCCTATTGCCGCAAATACAATTTTCCCACCAAACGCCTGGCACCAGCATTGATCGCACGGCTGATGGAATGGACATGGCCGGGCAATGTGCGCGAGCTGCGCCATGCGGTCGAACGCGCGGTTGTTCTGAGTGAGGGAGAAGTGCTGACCACCTCAGATTTCCCGCTTGAAAAAGCCGAGCCACGCAAGGAAGCGATGCGAGACGCTTCTCGCCTCGACGACATCGAAAAAGCGGCAATCGAGCGGGCCTTGGAGCGCCACAAAAACAATGTCAGCAAGGCCGCCGAGGCGCTTGGCCTGACCCGCACCTCGCTCTACCGCCGGATGGAGAAATATGGCCTCTAG